One stretch of Narcine bancroftii isolate sNarBan1 chromosome 8, sNarBan1.hap1, whole genome shotgun sequence DNA includes these proteins:
- the pou4f4 gene encoding brain-specific homeobox/POU domain protein 3-like, whose product MMSMNSKQPFGMHPILHEPKYTTLHSSTEAIRRACLPTPPLQSNIFAGLDETLLSRAEALAAVDIVSQKNHPFKPDVTYHTMGSVSCTPTSSSVHLPHPSVLTSHPHHHHHHHQSAQGLEGDLLDHLNPGLSLSGMTGPDVGSTPSHPHAHMPGMNHMAHHPHHHQPMNISHSHALSAHIGMVGNEGEADPRELESFAERFKQRRIKLGVTQADVGSALANLKIPGVGCLSQSTICRFESLTLSHNNMIALKPILEAWLDEAERAQREKMTKPELFNGGDRKRKRTSIAAPEKRSLEAYFAVQPRPSSEKIAAIAEKLDLKKNVVRVWFCNQRQKQKRMKFSATH is encoded by the exons ATGATGTCCATGAACAGTAAGCAGCCTTTCGGCATGCATCCCATCCTACACGAACCCAAATACACGACTCTGCACTCGAGCACCGAGGCCATCCGGAGAGCCTGCCTGCCCACCCCTCCG TTGCAAAGCAATATTTTCGCTGGACTTGATGAAACTTTGCTGTCTCGAGCCGAAGCCTTGGCTGCCGTGGACATTGTATCACAGAAGAACCACCCCTTCAAGCCAGATGTCACTTACCACACAATGGGCAGCGTATCTTGCACTCCTACCTCTTCTTCTGTCCATCTACCCCATCCTTCGGTCCTGACCtctcacccccaccaccaccaccaccatcaccagtcAGCCCAGGGCCTGGAAGGAGACCTCTTGGACCACCTGAACCCTGGTCTGTCCCTGAGTGGGATGACAGGACCCGATGTGGGGTCCACACCATCACATCCCCATGCGCACATGCCCGGGATGAACCACATGGCGCACCACCCTCATCACCATCAGCCGATGAACATTTCCCATTCCCACGCCCTCTCGGCCCACATCGGGATGGTAGGCAATGAGGGGGAAGCAGATCCCAGGGAGCTCGAGTCTTTCGCTGAGAGGTTCAAGCAACGAAGGATCAAACTGGGAGTGACACAAGCCGATGTCGGGTCCGCTTTGGCCAACCTGAAGATCCCAGGTGTGGGTTGTTTAAGTCAAAGCACCATCTGTAGGTTTGAATCTTTGACTCTCTCACATAATAACATGATTGCACTCAAGCCCATTCTGGAGGCTTGGTTGGATGAAGCTGAGAGGGCTCAGAGAGAGAAAATGACCAAACCTGAGCTTTTTAATGGTGGGGACCGGAAGCGCAAACGTACCTCTATCGCTGCCCCGGAAAAACGGTCCCTAGAAGCTTATTTCGCTGTCCAGCCTCGTCCCTCGTCCGAGAAGATAGCAGCAATCGCAGAGAAATTGGACCTGAAAAAGAATGTGGTGAGAGTGTGGTTTTGCAATCAGAGACAGAAACAAAAAAGAATGAAATTTTCCGCCACACATTAA